In Streptococcus dysgalactiae subsp. dysgalactiae, the following are encoded in one genomic region:
- a CDS encoding bacteriophage Gp15 family protein, producing MKLNDPLVKSFEFRGETYSINLSFNKVLDVFDVIDDDFLNETEKCFLCLDILLDRTDLPFTYAVDLWIHIKKKYIDMKKPEKPQLDIKGNPMPVVKEKDDNEKVIDFRLDAEFIYASFMQAYKINLLKEQNKLSWIEFKALLNALPDDTIMQRIIAIRQWKDDGKGDKDYRDNMRKLKAKYSLDDGEEEDDGS from the coding sequence ATGAAACTAAACGATCCATTAGTAAAGTCGTTTGAGTTTAGGGGCGAAACTTACTCCATTAATTTGAGTTTTAACAAGGTTTTAGATGTCTTTGACGTCATTGATGATGATTTTTTAAACGAAACAGAAAAGTGTTTTTTGTGTCTTGATATTTTGCTAGATAGGACAGATTTACCTTTTACTTACGCGGTGGATCTTTGGATTCATATCAAAAAAAAATATATTGATATGAAAAAGCCTGAGAAACCTCAGCTTGACATCAAAGGGAATCCGATGCCTGTAGTAAAAGAAAAAGATGATAACGAAAAAGTAATCGATTTTAGGTTGGACGCTGAGTTTATCTATGCGAGCTTTATGCAAGCCTACAAAATCAATCTTTTAAAAGAGCAAAACAAATTGTCTTGGATTGAATTTAAGGCACTTTTAAATGCTCTACCCGATGACACTATTATGCAACGCATTATAGCTATCAGACAGTGGAAAGATGATGGTAAAGGGGATAAAGATTACAGAGATAACATGCGTAAACTAAAGGCCAAGTACAGCTTAGATGACGGAGAGGAGGAAGATGATGGCAGCTGA
- a CDS encoding minor capsid protein gives MTNDFATVLRQFVEGLDLGIKPRLDYLTRQEDLAIYPMPGGKVNNEYMDGTREISLPFEIAIKTKNQELANTVMWTINSALSNFDLKLPSLNNSYTFTSLDVEKPFLNDLSDQGFYIYVLDITAHLEIEGKN, from the coding sequence ATGACAAATGACTTTGCAACTGTTTTGAGGCAATTTGTCGAAGGATTAGACTTAGGTATAAAGCCTAGACTTGACTATCTAACAAGACAAGAAGACCTAGCCATTTATCCAATGCCAGGCGGGAAGGTAAATAACGAGTACATGGATGGTACTCGTGAGATAAGCCTGCCTTTTGAGATTGCAATCAAAACTAAAAATCAGGAGTTGGCAAACACTGTGATGTGGACTATTAACAGCGCTTTGTCTAACTTTGACTTAAAATTACCAAGTCTTAATAATTCGTACACATTTACTAGCCTTGATGTCGAAAAGCCATTTTTAAATGACTTAAGCGACCAAGGCTTTTATATTTATGTGCTGGATATTACAGCACACCTAGAAATAGAAGGGAAAAACTAA
- a CDS encoding minor capsid protein, with protein MAKIVVELGGIKRKVSPRALAKGKLIMNNQVMMSMNPYVPYRDGALRGSSRANSVGVTWSGPHARAQFYGGAYNKYKSFKFKKYTTPGTGKRWDKRALANATIVKDWEKSLLRGMGFK; from the coding sequence ATGGCTAAGATAGTGGTAGAGTTGGGAGGCATTAAGCGTAAAGTATCTCCTCGAGCGCTAGCTAAAGGAAAACTTATCATGAACAACCAAGTCATGATGTCCATGAACCCTTATGTTCCGTACAGAGACGGAGCTTTGAGAGGAAGCTCGAGAGCTAATAGCGTAGGCGTAACGTGGAGTGGACCACATGCTAGAGCCCAGTTTTATGGTGGTGCTTACAACAAGTACAAGTCCTTTAAATTTAAAAAGTACACAACACCAGGTACAGGCAAACGTTGGGATAAACGTGCGTTAGCTAATGCAACAATTGTCAAGGATTGGGAAAAATCCTTACTGAGAGGAATGGGATTTAAATGA
- a CDS encoding minor capsid protein, translating to MIDKRLLIDELQVRLVKDKGDYGGFVYDEPFTLSPVRFDRNLATAGKDNARQETKPSVIFIYPKYCKTVADRSWVDAVVADGDTEYTVDKVIPVYHPLTNKVFCYEVEVI from the coding sequence ATGATCGATAAAAGACTACTTATTGACGAACTGCAGGTAAGACTTGTTAAAGATAAAGGGGATTATGGAGGGTTTGTCTATGATGAGCCCTTTACACTCTCTCCCGTTAGGTTTGACCGTAATCTTGCAACCGCAGGTAAAGATAATGCAAGGCAAGAGACTAAGCCGTCGGTTATCTTTATTTATCCTAAATACTGTAAGACAGTAGCCGATAGGTCATGGGTTGATGCTGTTGTCGCTGATGGTGATACTGAGTACACCGTTGATAAAGTGATACCAGTCTACCACCCACTCACAAACAAAGTTTTTTGTTACGAAGTGGAGGTTATTTAA
- a CDS encoding phage tail domain-containing protein produces the protein MTAFIKFDGKKSSDFGLRIINDVEHDSTFYDVDPVKVPGRDGVVLKNNQRLEAVERSYPLRLYSKRRLTEAETDISNWLNVTGWKDLELSWEPDYVYKATHITPFSIKEVLRNFGSLRANFLIHPVKYLKTGKQEVSLVNGGTLQNPGNVQAKPILKIKGTGNGVLTINGFETGLENVQGELVIDMERHLVYKDVLSAWDNIVRTERHRMPLFDVGQNNISWTGNFTITTIPNWGVKV, from the coding sequence ATGACAGCTTTTATCAAGTTTGATGGTAAAAAATCTTCAGATTTTGGTTTGAGAATTATTAATGACGTTGAGCATGACTCGACCTTTTACGATGTTGACCCGGTTAAAGTACCTGGTCGTGATGGGGTTGTTTTAAAGAATAACCAAAGGCTCGAAGCTGTCGAACGCTCTTATCCTTTGCGCTTGTACAGCAAGAGGAGATTGACAGAAGCAGAGACTGACATAAGTAATTGGCTTAATGTAACAGGCTGGAAAGATTTAGAGTTATCTTGGGAACCTGACTATGTCTATAAAGCAACACATATCACTCCATTTAGTATAAAAGAGGTCTTACGTAACTTTGGAAGTTTAAGAGCTAACTTTTTAATCCACCCTGTCAAATATTTAAAAACAGGTAAGCAAGAGGTGTCTCTTGTTAATGGTGGCACTTTACAAAATCCTGGTAATGTGCAAGCTAAACCAATCCTAAAAATCAAAGGCACAGGCAACGGTGTTTTAACCATTAATGGTTTTGAGACGGGGCTGGAAAATGTACAGGGCGAGCTTGTTATAGATATGGAGAGACATCTTGTCTATAAAGACGTCTTGTCTGCTTGGGATAACATCGTGCGGACAGAACGCCACCGCATGCCGTTATTTGACGTTGGACAAAATAACATCTCGTGGACTGGTAATTTTACGATTACTACTATACCTAATTGGGGGGTTAAAGTATGA
- a CDS encoding tape measure protein, whose translation MAADGKVTILVDVDGKQVKVLNNELDKVAKHGDKGSSSLKKFAVGAGVFKLASAAVDLVSQSLGKAITRFDTLEKYPRVMKAMGHSAEDVARSTDKLANGIDGLPTTLDEVVGTAQRLTSITKDINKSTNLTLALNNAFLASGASSEAASRGLEQYAQMLSAGKVDMQAWKTLQETMPYALQQTAEAFGFAGASAQKDFYEALKNGQITFDQFSNKLIELNDGVGGFAELAKENSKGIETSFNNIKNAIAKGVANSIKALDDLSKAATGKSIADHFDSLKAVINASFSAINASIKASTPLFKLLFSVIGAGISVVKALSPALVGVASGLAAMRAVNETITMIKALNRAWVMASASMSIGATTIKTVTAVQAVSTTMTKADMVARLSQLGVLKASTVIYGVMTGAISLSTAATIASTAAVTALKAALVALTGPVGWVVGAIGALVAVGVSLWSWLTKESDETKKLKKEQEGLVESNKQLRDSVREGVQERKKSLESVKESTAAHQKLADEIIKLAAKENKTAGEKQNLKNKIDQLNGSIDGLNLAYDKNSNSLSHNADQIKSRISAMEAESTWQTAQQNLLNIEQKRSEVSKKLAENAELRKKWNEEANVSDSVRKEKIAELTEEEGKLKNMQTQLQEEYNKTSATQQAAADAMAAAEESGSARQVLAYENMSEAQRTAIDNMRTKYSELLETTTSIFDAIEQKTALSVEQMNANLEQNRLATEQWATNLEILAQRGVDQGILEQLRRMGPEGATQTQVFVDATDAELAPLQENFRAATETAKNAMGSVLDSAGVEMPEKVKGMVTNVSTGLQAELQAANFAQLGQEIPNGVSQGISQGTGKASDASIKMGQEVKRSFQGELGIHSPSRVFTEYGGHITDGLSNGVTNGTSKVMQTMQSMAQQMSQKGQQIVNDMRTKSNQITDAFSTMRGPMHSHGVNAMQGLANGIYAGSGAALAAAQSIAARITATIQSALDINSPSRVMRDEVGRFIPQGIAVGIDADRKVIDSSMQKLKESMTINATPELASGFSGGVAGVANQTTNNSNNSFTLNVKVDESDGNSREKYHRLFREFSWYIQQQQGRLGDVK comes from the coding sequence ATGGCAGCTGATGGTAAGGTAACGATACTTGTTGACGTTGATGGTAAGCAGGTAAAGGTACTCAATAATGAGTTAGATAAAGTTGCCAAGCACGGTGATAAAGGCAGCTCCTCTCTTAAAAAATTTGCGGTTGGTGCAGGAGTCTTTAAATTAGCTTCGGCTGCAGTTGATTTGGTTAGCCAATCTCTTGGTAAGGCCATCACAAGATTTGACACTCTGGAAAAATATCCAAGAGTCATGAAAGCTATGGGGCATAGTGCTGAGGATGTTGCAAGGTCAACAGATAAGCTGGCTAATGGGATTGATGGTTTACCGACTACTCTAGACGAGGTTGTCGGAACTGCTCAACGGTTGACCTCTATCACGAAAGATATCAACAAATCAACAAATCTCACACTGGCTTTAAATAACGCCTTCTTAGCTTCTGGGGCCTCCTCTGAAGCTGCAAGCCGAGGATTAGAACAATATGCTCAAATGTTATCAGCTGGCAAGGTTGATATGCAAGCTTGGAAAACTCTTCAAGAAACAATGCCTTATGCCTTGCAACAGACTGCGGAAGCGTTTGGCTTCGCGGGTGCCTCAGCCCAAAAGGATTTTTATGAGGCATTAAAAAACGGCCAAATAACATTTGACCAATTTTCTAATAAACTCATCGAGCTGAATGATGGTGTCGGTGGTTTTGCAGAGCTTGCCAAAGAAAACAGCAAAGGGATTGAAACCTCTTTTAACAATATTAAGAATGCCATTGCAAAAGGTGTAGCCAATAGCATTAAGGCTTTAGATGATTTATCTAAGGCCGCAACAGGCAAGAGTATAGCTGATCATTTTGATAGTTTGAAAGCTGTTATCAATGCCTCTTTTAGCGCCATCAATGCAAGTATTAAAGCTAGTACACCGCTATTTAAACTTTTGTTTAGTGTTATTGGGGCTGGAATATCAGTCGTCAAAGCTCTGTCACCAGCCCTGGTTGGTGTAGCATCTGGTCTAGCCGCCATGAGGGCAGTTAATGAGACCATAACAATGATTAAAGCGCTAAATAGAGCTTGGGTTATGGCATCTGCATCAATGAGTATTGGAGCAACAACCATTAAGACTGTGACTGCGGTACAAGCGGTAAGTACCACGATGACTAAAGCTGATATGGTCGCAAGGCTGTCTCAGTTAGGTGTCTTAAAAGCCAGTACAGTTATTTATGGCGTTATGACAGGAGCTATTAGCTTATCTACTGCTGCAACCATAGCCAGTACCGCTGCGGTAACTGCTCTTAAAGCGGCACTTGTAGCCTTAACAGGTCCCGTTGGTTGGGTAGTAGGTGCGATTGGTGCGTTAGTTGCTGTCGGTGTAAGTTTGTGGTCATGGCTAACTAAAGAGTCAGACGAGACCAAAAAGCTGAAAAAAGAGCAGGAGGGGCTAGTCGAAAGCAACAAACAGCTAAGAGATTCTGTCCGTGAGGGCGTGCAAGAGCGTAAGAAGAGCCTTGAGTCCGTCAAAGAGAGCACTGCAGCTCATCAAAAATTAGCTGACGAAATCATTAAGTTAGCCGCCAAAGAAAACAAAACTGCAGGTGAAAAACAAAACTTAAAAAATAAGATTGATCAGCTTAATGGGTCTATTGATGGCTTAAACTTAGCCTATGACAAAAACTCCAATTCTCTTTCTCACAATGCAGATCAAATTAAGTCACGCATTAGTGCCATGGAAGCAGAAAGCACATGGCAGACAGCACAACAAAACCTGTTAAATATTGAACAGAAACGTAGTGAGGTTAGTAAAAAGCTAGCTGAAAATGCCGAGCTACGTAAAAAGTGGAATGAAGAAGCTAACGTCTCTGATTCCGTCCGAAAAGAAAAGATTGCCGAACTCACAGAAGAAGAGGGCAAGCTTAAAAACATGCAGACTCAACTGCAGGAGGAATATAACAAGACATCAGCTACTCAACAAGCTGCTGCAGATGCTATGGCTGCCGCTGAAGAATCAGGATCAGCAAGACAGGTTTTGGCCTACGAAAATATGTCAGAAGCTCAACGAACTGCCATAGACAATATGCGCACTAAGTATTCTGAACTTTTAGAGACAACGACATCTATTTTTGATGCTATCGAGCAAAAGACAGCTCTGTCAGTGGAGCAAATGAATGCCAATCTCGAACAAAATAGATTAGCTACTGAACAATGGGCTACGAATCTGGAAATTTTAGCTCAGCGTGGTGTGGATCAAGGTATTTTGGAGCAACTAAGACGCATGGGTCCTGAAGGAGCCACACAGACGCAAGTTTTTGTGGATGCAACAGACGCAGAATTAGCACCTTTGCAGGAAAACTTTAGAGCAGCCACAGAAACTGCTAAAAATGCGATGGGGAGCGTTTTAGACTCAGCAGGCGTGGAAATGCCAGAAAAAGTCAAAGGGATGGTCACTAATGTTTCTACGGGATTACAGGCTGAACTGCAAGCTGCTAACTTTGCTCAACTTGGCCAAGAAATCCCTAATGGGGTTTCTCAAGGTATAAGCCAAGGGACAGGTAAAGCAAGTGACGCAAGTATCAAAATGGGACAAGAAGTCAAGCGCTCTTTCCAAGGAGAGCTTGGCATTCACTCGCCATCTAGAGTGTTTACTGAGTATGGCGGCCATATCACAGATGGTTTGAGCAATGGCGTGACAAATGGGACGTCAAAAGTTATGCAAACCATGCAGAGTATGGCTCAACAGATGTCTCAAAAAGGACAGCAGATTGTTAATGACATGCGTACCAAATCAAACCAAATAACAGATGCCTTTAGTACAATGAGGGGTCCAATGCACTCTCACGGTGTTAATGCCATGCAAGGTTTGGCCAATGGTATTTATGCAGGGTCAGGGGCGGCTTTAGCAGCAGCTCAAAGTATTGCAGCGCGTATCACCGCAACAATACAGAGTGCCCTAGATATCAACTCGCCATCTCGTGTTATGAGAGATGAGGTTGGACGTTTTATCCCCCAAGGTATCGCTGTTGGTATTGACGCGGATAGAAAAGTCATTGACTCATCTATGCAAAAGCTAAAAGAGTCAATGACGATTAATGCAACCCCAGAACTAGCCTCTGGATTTAGCGGAGGAGTTGCTGGTGTTGCTAATCAGACCACAAATAACTCAAATAACAGTTTCACCCTTAATGTCAAGGTTGATGAATCCGACGGTAATAGCCGCGAGAAATATCACCGCTTATTCAGAGAATTTAGCTGGTATATTCAACAACAACAAGGAAGGTTAGGTGATGTTAAATGA
- a CDS encoding head-tail connector protein, whose product MAFLTQKEFEDLGFATVEEFEKLEKRAGHAVNLYCRNRYDYKPFEKELIFIQKAVKRAIAYQIAYFNDSGVMTAEDKQSFAGISLGRTSISYTVGHGQGSQQKTLADRFNLCLDAENELLAVGLGYTGISYDR is encoded by the coding sequence ATCGCTTTTTTAACGCAAAAAGAATTTGAAGATTTGGGTTTTGCTACAGTCGAAGAGTTTGAGAAACTGGAAAAGCGTGCAGGTCACGCAGTTAACCTTTATTGTCGCAATCGCTACGATTATAAGCCCTTTGAAAAAGAACTAATCTTTATCCAAAAGGCTGTAAAGCGGGCAATCGCTTATCAGATAGCATATTTCAATGACTCAGGAGTAATGACAGCAGAGGATAAGCAATCCTTTGCTGGAATATCTCTAGGACGGACAAGTATTAGCTACACTGTCGGGCATGGCCAAGGCAGCCAACAAAAAACTCTGGCAGACAGGTTTAATCTCTGTCTAGATGCAGAGAATGAGTTACTAGCTGTTGGGTTAGGATATACAGGTATTAGCTATGATCGATAA
- a CDS encoding phage tail spike protein: MIPVLYEARETKFRTFGLGEIADAYEVRVTRERNGNYSLYIKYPLDGVFASVFKEEMKIKSDAGRRTKWQTFEIDRVLRNSKDHIEIFARHISMRTQDIALKPFVSGASVGAESALEIWKENLVGDDKFDVKSDILTLGSFNWEVDKIGNARGALGGVAGSILDVYGGEYEFDNRTIILHKQMGRKAPTVLEYGRNIVSVEEERLLDGNYTSIYPYVRYTPQPKPQEEASGKPHVGEHEQPEEQLVTLPEFILDGQYLDLYAQRRIQMVDLSSHFNDDKNKKEPTVEEIRKLAQKYLKDNNIGAPKVSIEVDYIDLSQTLDYQDFRVMEEVELCDIVPLYYPKFGITTESEKVVEIVYDVYTDSNHTIKLGTIGQSISKSLTGGVSERINALENNQKVITNSQKQFELNLPKYLNDINGNRVWYEKPDDNIEHKIGDYWFEKNGKYQRTWIWDGNQWVKVLDTEDLNPNQRAFDEAMAEIEKLKQHQQELDERNQKELDEFRATLKNLALPEEAIKKITDAIKVDDIPSIKQSFDDLKNKVSETSETARLNAEIIGTDGKTRYNKNLLVGEPNRTKTYDQDYIEVEANDGGFRRGETYTISFSQTCELLKKVAITLTQANNKGVKLVLTPTKAKTEPQTFDLTKDKEVISVYPLSYTAVLTGDWYKSKQIDLNASDVQNLALEMAYKDVVDAKGATIIAKQSSNPKIILDGRRDR; the protein is encoded by the coding sequence ATGATACCAGTTTTGTACGAAGCTAGGGAGACTAAATTTAGGACTTTTGGTCTTGGAGAGATCGCAGACGCTTATGAGGTAAGAGTTACTCGTGAGCGCAATGGTAATTACTCACTATATATCAAATATCCTTTAGATGGTGTCTTTGCCTCTGTCTTTAAAGAGGAGATGAAGATTAAGTCTGACGCTGGTCGTAGGACCAAGTGGCAAACTTTTGAGATTGATCGGGTACTGCGAAATAGCAAAGACCACATCGAGATTTTTGCGCGTCACATCTCAATGCGCACACAGGATATTGCTTTAAAACCGTTTGTAAGCGGTGCGAGCGTAGGTGCTGAATCAGCTTTAGAAATCTGGAAGGAAAACCTTGTCGGTGATGATAAGTTTGATGTTAAAAGCGACATCCTAACGCTTGGTAGTTTTAACTGGGAAGTGGATAAAATTGGCAATGCCAGAGGTGCTCTAGGAGGTGTTGCTGGCTCAATCTTGGATGTTTATGGTGGTGAGTACGAGTTCGACAATCGCACTATCATTTTGCATAAGCAAATGGGGCGTAAAGCTCCTACGGTATTGGAGTATGGTCGTAATATCGTCAGCGTAGAGGAGGAGCGATTGCTAGATGGCAATTACACCTCTATCTATCCTTACGTAAGATATACGCCACAACCAAAACCGCAAGAAGAAGCCTCTGGTAAGCCGCACGTAGGCGAGCATGAGCAACCCGAAGAACAATTGGTGACGCTGCCCGAGTTTATCCTAGATGGTCAGTATCTTGACTTATATGCTCAACGCAGAATCCAGATGGTTGATTTGTCAAGCCATTTTAACGATGACAAAAATAAAAAAGAGCCAACAGTTGAAGAAATCAGAAAGCTGGCTCAGAAGTACCTTAAGGATAATAACATTGGTGCACCAAAAGTCAGTATCGAGGTTGATTATATCGACTTGTCACAAACGCTTGACTATCAAGATTTCAGGGTCATGGAAGAGGTGGAGCTTTGCGATATTGTACCGCTCTACTATCCAAAGTTTGGCATCACAACTGAGTCTGAAAAAGTCGTTGAGATTGTCTATGACGTCTATACCGATAGTAATCACACTATCAAGTTGGGCACGATTGGCCAGTCCATCTCTAAGAGTTTGACGGGCGGGGTCTCAGAGCGTATCAATGCGTTGGAAAATAACCAAAAGGTTATCACCAACAGCCAAAAACAGTTTGAGCTTAATCTACCTAAATACCTCAATGACATCAATGGTAACCGAGTCTGGTACGAAAAACCAGATGACAACATTGAGCATAAGATAGGCGACTACTGGTTTGAGAAAAATGGGAAGTATCAGCGTACTTGGATTTGGGATGGCAATCAATGGGTAAAAGTACTGGATACAGAGGATTTAAACCCTAATCAACGGGCTTTTGACGAGGCAATGGCTGAAATCGAAAAGCTCAAACAACATCAGCAAGAACTCGACGAACGCAACCAAAAAGAACTCGATGAATTCCGAGCCACCCTCAAAAACCTAGCTTTGCCAGAGGAAGCGATCAAGAAAATCACAGATGCTATCAAGGTTGATGACATCCCATCGATTAAACAGTCGTTTGATGACCTAAAAAACAAAGTCAGCGAGACGAGCGAGACTGCACGTCTAAACGCTGAAATTATTGGGACAGATGGCAAGACCCGCTACAACAAAAACTTATTGGTTGGCGAACCTAATCGCACGAAAACCTATGACCAAGACTATATCGAGGTCGAGGCCAACGATGGTGGCTTCAGGCGTGGCGAGACCTACACGATTAGCTTTAGTCAAACGTGCGAACTACTCAAAAAAGTGGCTATCACGCTGACACAGGCTAACAACAAAGGAGTTAAACTGGTACTGACCCCAACCAAAGCCAAAACGGAGCCGCAGACCTTTGACCTGACTAAAGATAAAGAGGTCATCAGCGTTTATCCTTTGAGCTACACGGCTGTTTTAACTGGCGATTGGTATAAATCTAAGCAAATAGATTTAAATGCGTCAGACGTGCAAAATTTAGCTCTGGAGATGGCCTATAAAGATGTGGTTGATGCTAAAGGTGCAACTATCATAGCTAAACAATCAAGCAATCCAAAAATTATTTTAGACGGAAGGAGGGACAGATGA
- a CDS encoding hyaluronate lyase N-terminal domain-containing protein, with translation MTSVETIPIKIVFDRKDASEWQSTNPVIDDGELVVELDTHRLKVGDGKLTYNDLPYYEGPRGESITKVQLSENGDLSVWIGDKETKLGNIKGQKGDKGTSITDITKDGETLTIKLSDDTQKTFNIPNGQKGDRGKSVESARVDEAGHLKLKIEEEQEKDLGNVKGDKGDSITITDQQRVSEGVQLTFSDKTKVVIPKGEKGDTGDVNGINLDDYVKKSDLKTVGAPDVKAINDFLGLSQKVFTSNYRYSDSLLKSYSNPSYSASWYVNESTKDVNVKDKVLITISNTTTRADNYLEVSVTYVGSNYVTATSTGKLLTTPGEVNVLTKEQIAAAYAKKEHKHTVSDIADLNLDQYATKAELKRIELTPGPKGEQGPPGMDGPRGPSGPPGPPGKDAVLPDGLESDVRLLQSQIVSKLDKATADAAYLQKDGVSGIAVAKVITDASQATDSNVLYLVKE, from the coding sequence ATGACATCAGTTGAAACAATACCAATAAAAATCGTCTTTGACCGCAAAGATGCCTCAGAATGGCAGTCTACTAACCCTGTTATTGATGATGGCGAACTAGTCGTTGAGTTAGACACTCACAGGCTAAAGGTCGGAGATGGCAAATTGACCTATAACGACTTGCCTTACTACGAAGGTCCACGAGGAGAATCCATAACAAAGGTACAGCTATCCGAAAATGGAGACTTATCTGTATGGATTGGCGACAAAGAGACTAAGCTCGGCAATATCAAAGGTCAAAAAGGTGATAAAGGGACAAGTATTACCGACATCACAAAAGATGGTGAGACACTGACAATCAAACTATCTGACGATACCCAAAAGACCTTTAACATCCCCAATGGCCAAAAAGGGGATAGAGGTAAGAGCGTGGAGAGCGCTAGAGTTGATGAGGCTGGCCACTTAAAGCTCAAAATTGAAGAGGAGCAAGAAAAAGACCTCGGTAATGTTAAAGGAGATAAAGGGGATAGTATTACCATCACAGACCAACAGCGTGTCTCAGAGGGCGTACAGTTAACCTTTAGCGACAAAACCAAAGTAGTCATCCCAAAAGGTGAAAAAGGTGATACTGGTGATGTCAACGGCATCAATCTGGATGACTATGTCAAAAAGTCAGATCTAAAAACCGTGGGGGCGCCAGATGTTAAAGCTATTAATGACTTTTTAGGGCTATCTCAAAAGGTATTTACGAGCAACTATAGATACTCTGATAGTCTTTTAAAAAGCTATAGTAACCCTAGTTACTCTGCTAGCTGGTATGTCAACGAATCAACCAAAGACGTCAATGTCAAAGACAAAGTATTGATTACTATAAGTAACACGACAACTCGAGCGGATAACTACTTGGAGGTATCAGTTACTTATGTTGGTTCTAACTACGTGACCGCTACCTCCACAGGGAAATTGTTAACTACTCCTGGCGAAGTTAATGTCCTAACGAAAGAACAAATCGCAGCTGCTTATGCTAAAAAAGAGCACAAACACACTGTAAGCGATATTGCTGATTTGAATTTAGATCAGTATGCTACAAAAGCTGAGCTAAAAAGAATTGAGTTAACTCCCGGTCCTAAAGGAGAGCAGGGTCCGCCTGGAATGGATGGACCACGGGGACCATCAGGACCGCCAGGACCACCAGGGAAAGATGCAGTGTTGCCAGATGGACTAGAAAGCGATGTTAGGCTGTTACAATCTCAGATAGTTTCAAAACTAGATAAAGCTACAGCTGATGCTGCGTACCTGCAAAAAGATGGCGTATCGGGTATTGCGGTAGCTAAAGTCATTACAGATGCTAGTCAAGCGACTGACAGTAATGTGCTTTATTTGGTCAAGGAGTAA
- a CDS encoding phage tail tube protein, whose translation MARQKNALRGHFIAPYKTGKSETEVTDETVMELAKWIKDISDDTDEKTEDEAYYDGDGTEETTVVGVKGAYTFEGTYDPEDKAQAHIASLKYKLGDERKVWHLIVAADGKKQWLGVATVTEIIAGSGAAADFEAFGCKITYNTLPKESSEMTLKKKEKNFEM comes from the coding sequence ATGGCAAGACAAAAGAACGCCTTACGCGGGCATTTTATCGCACCATATAAAACAGGAAAATCAGAAACAGAGGTTACTGATGAGACCGTTATGGAATTAGCAAAATGGATTAAGGATATTTCCGATGATACCGACGAAAAGACAGAAGATGAGGCATACTATGACGGAGACGGGACAGAAGAAACAACCGTTGTAGGAGTTAAGGGGGCGTATACTTTCGAGGGGACCTATGACCCAGAAGACAAAGCCCAAGCCCACATTGCAAGTCTTAAGTATAAGCTAGGAGATGAGCGAAAAGTGTGGCATTTAATTGTAGCAGCAGACGGTAAAAAACAATGGTTGGGCGTAGCAACAGTAACAGAAATTATTGCTGGGTCTGGAGCTGCGGCAGATTTTGAAGCTTTTGGTTGTAAAATTACCTACAACACTTTACCAAAAGAAAGTTCAGAAATGACGCTAAAGAAAAAAGAGAAGAATTTCGAGATGTAA